A section of the Leminorella richardii genome encodes:
- a CDS encoding Nramp family divalent metal transporter has product MSDSSAIVRSGKISRKVRLSLMGPAFIAAIGYIDPGNFATNIQAGSAFGYQLLWVVVWANVMAMVVQLFSAKLGIATNKNLAEHIRDRFPRPLVWFYWVQAELIAIATDLAEFIGAAIGFKLLLGVSLLQGALITGACTFLILMLQSRGDKPLERVIGAFLLFVACAYIIELFFSAPDIKALSKGMLIPGLANHDAVFLAAGVLGATIMPHVIYLHSALTQNTKGTREERYSATKWDVAVAMTIAGFVNLSMMAMAAAVFHFSGHTGISELDEAYVTLEPLLGKFAAVTFALSLIVAGLSSTVVGTMAGQVVMQGFIHVRIPLWVRRLVTMLPSLVVIMSGMDATRILITSQVFLSFGIALALIPLLQLTGNRQLMGDMVNGRCMQNLGKVIVVLVVGLNAYLLVGFFASA; this is encoded by the coding sequence ATGTCCGATTCAAGTGCCATAGTGAGATCGGGAAAGATATCGCGAAAAGTCAGGCTTTCCCTGATGGGCCCCGCGTTTATTGCTGCCATCGGCTATATTGACCCCGGTAATTTTGCTACTAATATTCAGGCGGGCTCTGCATTCGGCTATCAACTGCTTTGGGTGGTTGTGTGGGCTAACGTTATGGCGATGGTGGTGCAGCTGTTTTCTGCCAAGTTGGGGATTGCCACCAATAAAAACCTTGCTGAACACATTCGAGACAGGTTTCCTCGGCCTTTGGTCTGGTTTTACTGGGTTCAGGCCGAGCTTATTGCAATAGCCACCGATCTGGCAGAGTTCATCGGTGCCGCTATCGGTTTCAAGCTGCTGCTGGGCGTTAGTTTGCTGCAGGGGGCGCTGATTACCGGTGCCTGTACTTTCCTTATTCTTATGCTGCAAAGTCGCGGCGATAAGCCTCTAGAAAGAGTGATCGGCGCATTTCTTCTGTTTGTTGCCTGTGCCTATATCATTGAGCTGTTCTTTTCTGCTCCCGACATAAAAGCCTTGTCGAAAGGCATGCTGATACCGGGGCTAGCAAACCACGATGCGGTATTTTTAGCGGCCGGGGTGCTGGGGGCAACGATTATGCCTCACGTTATCTATTTGCACTCTGCGCTAACCCAAAATACTAAGGGGACGCGCGAGGAGCGCTATAGCGCCACGAAGTGGGACGTGGCGGTCGCTATGACCATTGCCGGATTTGTGAATCTGTCCATGATGGCGATGGCGGCAGCAGTTTTTCACTTCAGCGGCCATACGGGTATTAGCGAGCTGGATGAAGCCTACGTGACGCTGGAACCTCTATTGGGCAAGTTTGCTGCGGTAACTTTTGCTCTAAGTCTAATCGTGGCGGGACTTTCTTCTACCGTGGTTGGCACGATGGCGGGTCAGGTTGTTATGCAGGGCTTTATCCACGTACGAATTCCGCTGTGGGTGCGGCGTTTGGTCACGATGCTGCCTTCACTTGTGGTTATTATGAGTGGTATGGATGCAACTCGGATCCTGATAACAAGCCAAGTCTTTCTCAGCTTTGGGATTGCGCTCGCGCTGATCCCATTATTACAGCTAACGGGGAACAGACAGCTGATGGGGGATATGGTCAATGGACGATGTATGCAAAATTTAGGCAAAGTCATCGTGGTGCTGGTGGTAGGGCTAAACGCTTACCTGCTGGTTGGATTTTTCGCTAGCGCCTAA
- the chaA gene encoding sodium-potassium/proton antiporter ChaA encodes MVQTQDHPVVKTRHKEYSLILAMIAIPVLLYMQHSTSLLTISLVNLLALVAILGSAFSVVRHADVLAHRLGEPYGSLILSLAVVILEVSLISALMVTGDTGPTLMRDTLYAVIMIVMSGLVGVSLLLGGRKFATQHVNLAGIKQYLTALLPLAIIVLILPAFFDNGTFTSGQLGIVALLSAGMYLVFLVIQTRTHQSLFIYEHEDESDNPDDPHGKPSAHGNLWHAVWLIVHLVAVIAITKINAPLLEHLLTAMNAPPQFTGFLIALLILSPEGLGAMRAVMNNQVQRAMNLFFGSVLATISLTVPAVVCIALITGQQLVFGLSMPNIVLLSGVLILCQSSFATGRTNVLNGAAHLAMFVAYLMVLLMG; translated from the coding sequence ATGGTTCAAACACAGGATCACCCCGTCGTCAAAACGCGTCACAAAGAGTACTCGCTGATTCTAGCGATGATAGCAATTCCGGTTCTGCTCTATATGCAGCACAGTACCAGCCTTTTAACAATTTCTCTGGTTAACCTTCTTGCTCTAGTCGCCATACTCGGCAGCGCCTTCAGCGTGGTTCGTCACGCAGACGTGCTGGCGCACCGCCTAGGGGAACCCTATGGTTCTCTGATCCTCAGTCTGGCGGTGGTGATCTTGGAGGTTAGCCTTATCTCTGCGCTCATGGTCACCGGAGATACTGGGCCAACGCTTATGCGAGACACGCTCTACGCCGTCATAATGATTGTTATGAGTGGTCTAGTCGGTGTATCCCTACTGTTAGGCGGGCGCAAGTTTGCAACTCAGCACGTCAATCTGGCAGGCATTAAACAGTACCTGACCGCGCTGCTGCCGCTGGCAATTATTGTGCTAATTTTACCGGCCTTCTTCGACAACGGCACCTTTACTTCCGGACAGCTTGGCATCGTTGCCCTACTGTCTGCCGGTATGTATCTGGTCTTTTTGGTGATTCAAACCAGAACACACCAAAGCCTGTTTATTTACGAGCATGAAGACGAAAGCGACAACCCTGACGATCCTCACGGTAAGCCCTCGGCACACGGTAACCTCTGGCACGCCGTTTGGCTGATTGTTCATCTGGTTGCCGTTATTGCCATTACAAAAATTAACGCACCGCTCCTAGAGCACCTGTTGACAGCCATGAACGCGCCGCCTCAGTTTACCGGCTTCCTGATAGCGCTTCTGATCCTTTCGCCGGAAGGCTTGGGCGCAATGAGAGCGGTAATGAATAACCAAGTGCAGCGCGCTATGAACCTCTTTTTTGGTTCAGTGCTCGCCACTATCTCGCTGACAGTTCCTGCCGTTGTCTGTATTGCACTTATCACGGGTCAGCAGCTGGTATTCGGGCTCTCCATGCCAAACATTGTTCTACTTTCTGGCGTGCTTATTCTGTGCCAAAGCTCATTTGCCACGGGAAGAACCAATGTGCTTAACGGTGCTGCCCACCTGGCGATGTTCGTTGCCTATCTGATGGTTTTACTGATGGGATAA
- the pagP gene encoding lipid IV(A) palmitoyltransferase PagP, with product MNFMKTITTSIALLSALSFNAFAEDANMEDQGIWETIKSNVKETWNSPTRDLYVPLNTWHNRAMYDKDKIDSYNERPWGIGYGVSRFDKDGNWHSIYAMEFQDSHNQFEPIVGYGYQKNWYFGDQRDWRLGLGFTAAVTARHDYNYIPIPLPLPLFSIEYKNFALQNTYIPGTYNNGNVLFTWARWQF from the coding sequence ATGAACTTTATGAAAACCATTACTACTAGTATCGCTTTGTTATCCGCGCTCTCCTTCAACGCCTTCGCTGAAGATGCAAATATGGAAGATCAGGGCATTTGGGAAACTATAAAAAGCAATGTCAAAGAGACGTGGAATTCCCCGACCAGAGATCTCTACGTTCCCTTAAATACCTGGCACAACCGGGCTATGTATGACAAGGATAAAATAGATTCTTATAATGAAAGGCCGTGGGGCATTGGCTACGGAGTGTCACGTTTTGATAAAGACGGAAACTGGCACTCTATTTACGCCATGGAATTTCAGGACTCCCATAACCAATTTGAACCTATCGTTGGCTACGGGTATCAGAAAAACTGGTATTTCGGCGACCAGCGCGACTGGCGTTTGGGGTTAGGGTTTACTGCCGCAGTCACCGCTCGACACGACTATAACTATATTCCCATTCCTCTGCCGCTGCCGCTGTTCTCTATTGAGTACAAAAACTTTGCGCTGCAAAACACGTATATTCCCGGTACTTATAACAACGGCAACGTACTGTTTACCTGGGCGCGCTGGCAGTTTTAA
- the yqaB gene encoding fructose-1-phosphate/6-phosphogluconate phosphatase, translating into MYDHYQGLIFDMDGTLLDTEEGHRKAWDEVLAKYGMKLDLDAVVALNGSPSWKVAEFVINSYQVDMDPHSLAQEKFAIVEEIVLDMVKPLPIVEVVKRYRGQKPMAVGTGSMHGFADRLLRHVGLRDCFTAIVGADDVTNHKPAPDTFLTCASLMKVPAKACVVFEDAPLGLQAAKAAGMDAVDVRTL; encoded by the coding sequence ATGTACGACCACTATCAGGGACTTATCTTTGATATGGATGGAACGCTGCTCGATACGGAAGAGGGGCACCGCAAAGCCTGGGATGAGGTTCTTGCCAAGTATGGCATGAAGCTTGATTTAGACGCGGTCGTGGCGCTCAACGGCTCGCCCTCGTGGAAGGTTGCAGAGTTTGTCATCAATAGCTATCAGGTGGATATGGATCCTCACAGTCTGGCGCAGGAGAAGTTCGCCATTGTTGAGGAGATCGTACTTGATATGGTGAAACCACTGCCCATCGTAGAAGTTGTAAAACGCTATCGCGGGCAGAAACCTATGGCAGTGGGTACCGGCAGTATGCACGGCTTTGCCGATCGCCTGCTGAGGCACGTTGGCCTCCGCGACTGTTTCACTGCGATCGTCGGCGCTGACGATGTGACTAATCATAAGCCAGCACCGGACACTTTCCTGACCTGTGCATCGCTGATGAAGGTACCGGCTAAGGCGTGTGTGGTGTTTGAAGATGCTCCGCTGGGGCTACAGGCCGCGAAGGCGGCGGGAATGGATGCCGTTGACGTTCGGACGCTATGA
- a CDS encoding YqaA family protein has product MNEAWPLLTLFGSSFLSATLLPGNSEIVFITLLSTVDTPPELLLLAAVVGNTLGGLVNVVIGRLVPVLKHHPRLALATTWLQRYGSPVLLLSWLPVVGDLLCLLAGWLRLPWWSVTFFMLAGKSLRYAVVMMITLKSASFFS; this is encoded by the coding sequence ATGAATGAGGCGTGGCCTTTATTAACGCTGTTTGGCAGCAGCTTTCTCAGTGCAACCCTGCTGCCGGGCAACTCAGAAATTGTATTTATTACGCTGCTTTCTACGGTGGATACCCCGCCGGAGTTATTGCTATTGGCGGCGGTAGTCGGTAATACGCTGGGCGGCTTAGTGAACGTTGTCATAGGCCGTTTAGTTCCGGTGCTTAAGCACCATCCTCGTCTGGCATTAGCCACGACGTGGTTGCAGCGCTACGGTTCCCCCGTGCTGTTGCTAAGCTGGTTGCCCGTTGTGGGTGATTTATTATGTCTGTTGGCAGGCTGGTTACGTTTACCCTGGTGGTCGGTTACTTTTTTTATGTTGGCAGGGAAGTCATTACGCTATGCGGTAGTGATGATGATAACGCTGAAAAGCGCCTCTTTCTTTAGCTAA
- the gshA gene encoding glutamate--cysteine ligase gives MIPDVSKALSWLEAHPHVLNGIKRGIERETLRVTPQGHLATTPHPASLGSALSHRWITTDFAEALLEFITPVDDSVDHTLAFLRDIHRHVSRELGSELMWPLSMPCFINSEDTIELAQYGSSNVGRFKTLYREGLKNRYGALMQTISGVHYNFSLPLEFWQAREGVTDEQSGKDKISEGYFRLIRNYYRFGWTIPFLFGASPAICSSFIKGRETQLPFEKLKSGACYLPYATSLRMSDLGYTNTAQSNLGITFNDLDTYVKGIKNAISTPAPQFEALNEKKDGGHQQINSNVLQIENEFYAPIRPKRVTKGGESPSDALLRGGVEYIEVRALDINPFSPIGIDADQARFLDLFLIWCTLADAPMMSSEELQCTRYNWNRVILEGRKPGQTIGIGCDSDRQPLDVVGKALFADLMRVAEVLDSGNDNTLYQNVCKKLVSAFDSPELTFSGRMLQAVKDVGIGQFGLALAEQYRQSLQSEPLSVLTEEALEAERVASLHRQEEMEKRDTISFDEYLAEQNRR, from the coding sequence TTGATCCCGGATGTATCGAAAGCGCTGTCTTGGTTAGAGGCGCACCCTCACGTTTTAAACGGTATCAAGCGCGGTATTGAACGGGAGACGCTGCGCGTCACCCCACAAGGGCACTTGGCCACGACACCACATCCTGCTTCTTTAGGCTCTGCGCTGTCTCATCGTTGGATAACGACCGACTTTGCCGAGGCGCTGCTAGAGTTTATTACGCCCGTTGACGACAGCGTCGATCACACGCTGGCCTTTCTGCGCGATATTCACCGTCACGTGAGTCGTGAGCTAGGCAGCGAGCTGATGTGGCCTTTAAGCATGCCCTGCTTTATCAATTCGGAAGATACCATTGAGCTGGCGCAGTACGGCTCTTCTAACGTTGGGCGCTTTAAAACGCTCTACCGTGAGGGGTTAAAAAACCGGTACGGTGCGCTGATGCAGACTATCTCCGGCGTTCACTACAACTTCTCATTACCGCTGGAGTTCTGGCAGGCAAGAGAAGGGGTCACTGATGAGCAAAGCGGTAAAGACAAAATTTCCGAAGGCTATTTCCGTTTAATCCGTAACTACTACCGCTTTGGCTGGACGATTCCTTTCCTGTTTGGTGCTTCCCCAGCGATCTGCTCTTCCTTCATTAAAGGTCGCGAAACTCAGCTCCCCTTTGAAAAGCTGAAGAGCGGTGCCTGCTATCTGCCTTATGCCACATCTTTGCGCATGAGCGATCTGGGCTATACCAACACAGCGCAAAGCAATCTGGGGATCACCTTTAACGATCTGGACACCTACGTTAAGGGTATTAAGAACGCGATTTCTACTCCTGCGCCGCAGTTTGAAGCGCTGAATGAGAAGAAGGACGGTGGTCACCAGCAGATCAACAGCAACGTGTTGCAGATTGAAAACGAATTCTATGCGCCGATCCGACCTAAGCGCGTGACTAAGGGGGGGGAATCACCCTCTGACGCTCTGCTTCGCGGCGGTGTGGAATATATTGAAGTCAGAGCGCTGGATATTAACCCGTTCTCACCTATCGGCATCGATGCGGATCAGGCTCGTTTCCTCGACCTGTTCCTGATTTGGTGTACGCTGGCTGACGCGCCGATGATGAGCAGCGAGGAGCTGCAGTGTACGCGCTATAATTGGAACAGAGTGATTCTGGAAGGGCGCAAGCCGGGGCAAACCATCGGTATTGGCTGTGACAGTGACCGCCAGCCGCTGGATGTGGTTGGTAAAGCGCTGTTTGCCGACCTGATGCGGGTTGCTGAAGTGCTGGACAGCGGTAATGACAATACGCTGTATCAGAACGTCTGTAAAAAGCTGGTGTCTGCGTTTGACTCTCCTGAGCTGACCTTCTCCGGCAGAATGCTGCAGGCAGTAAAGGACGTTGGTATCGGTCAGTTTGGGCTAGCGCTGGCTGAGCAGTACCGGCAGAGTCTGCAGTCTGAGCCATTGAGCGTTCTGACTGAAGAAGCTCTGGAAGCCGAACGAGTCGCCTCTTTACATCGTCAGGAAGAGATGGAAAAGCGGGACACGATAAGTTTTGATGAGTATTTGGCTGAGCAGAATCGCCGCTGA
- the luxS gene encoding S-ribosylhomocysteine lyase: protein MPLLDSFTVDHTRMSAPAVRVAKTMKTPLGDTITVFDLRFCHPNKEILPERGIHTLEHLFAGFMRDRLNGDGVEIIDISPMGCRTGFYMSLIGVPDEVRVAKAWEAAMQDVLGVQDQAKIPELNEYQCGTYSMHSLQEAHDIARQVIASGVGVNRNEELALPAEKLASL, encoded by the coding sequence ATGCCACTGTTAGACAGTTTTACCGTAGACCATACCCGCATGTCCGCCCCAGCGGTTCGGGTAGCTAAAACCATGAAAACGCCTCTTGGCGATACCATCACGGTGTTTGATTTACGCTTCTGCCACCCAAATAAAGAAATTTTGCCAGAGCGGGGCATCCACACGCTTGAGCACCTGTTCGCTGGCTTTATGCGCGATCGTTTAAACGGCGACGGCGTGGAGATTATCGATATTTCTCCTATGGGCTGCCGCACTGGTTTTTACATGAGCCTTATTGGCGTACCGGATGAAGTAAGGGTGGCAAAAGCATGGGAAGCCGCCATGCAGGATGTACTGGGCGTACAGGATCAGGCGAAGATCCCAGAGCTGAACGAATACCAGTGCGGTACCTATTCAATGCACTCCCTGCAGGAAGCGCACGATATCGCGCGGCAAGTTATTGCTTCAGGGGTGGGCGTTAATCGGAATGAAGAACTGGCTTTACCGGCAGAGAAACTGGCTAGCCTGTAA
- a CDS encoding CNNM domain-containing protein codes for MDTVSTSTLIIILIILVLISAYFSASETGMMTLNRYRLRYLASKGNPQARRVEKLLQRPDRLISLVLIGNNLVNILASALSTVIGIRLYGDIGVAIATGLLTFIILVFAEVLPKTVAALYPERVAFPSSLLLKPLQKLMAPLVWLLNGITRFIMRLFGLRSDVKSSDAVSKDELRTIVNASNPLISHRYQSMLLSVLDLEAISVDDIMVPRQDIVGININDDWKDILKQLTHSPHGRIVLYRDSLDDAIGMLRVREAYRLMMEKSEFNKETLLRAADKIYFIPEGTPLNVQLVKFQRNREKVGVIVDEYGDIQGLVSVEDILEEIVGDFTTSMSPTLEDEVIRQPDGSVSVDGSTSIRDLNKAMGWHLPTSAAKTLNGLLLEYLEDIPKAGTHIDFKNYSVDIVKVSNNMIKQVVIRPKGSQVSSGKEKV; via the coding sequence GTGGACACCGTATCGACCAGTACGCTTATCATCATACTGATTATTCTGGTGCTGATTTCCGCCTACTTCTCTGCGTCGGAAACCGGCATGATGACTCTGAATCGCTATCGGCTTCGCTATCTGGCCAGCAAAGGCAATCCTCAGGCGCGGCGGGTAGAAAAGCTTTTGCAGCGTCCTGACCGGCTTATCAGCCTAGTGCTGATTGGCAACAATCTGGTCAATATTCTCGCTTCAGCCCTTTCAACGGTAATAGGTATTCGCCTCTATGGTGACATCGGCGTTGCTATCGCCACCGGTCTGCTCACGTTTATCATTCTGGTGTTTGCCGAAGTCCTGCCCAAGACGGTAGCCGCTCTGTATCCCGAGCGAGTCGCCTTTCCCAGCAGCCTGCTGCTTAAGCCGTTGCAAAAGCTCATGGCGCCGCTGGTATGGCTGCTCAACGGCATCACGCGCTTTATTATGCGCCTGTTCGGACTGCGCTCCGACGTAAAAAGCTCTGACGCCGTCAGTAAAGATGAGCTTCGTACTATCGTTAACGCCTCGAATCCGCTTATTTCCCACCGCTATCAGAGCATGCTGCTGTCGGTATTGGATCTGGAAGCCATCAGCGTTGACGACATCATGGTGCCGCGTCAGGACATCGTCGGTATCAACATTAACGACGACTGGAAAGACATTCTAAAGCAGCTCACCCACTCTCCCCACGGCCGTATAGTGCTGTATAGAGACTCCCTTGACGACGCTATCGGCATGCTGCGGGTTCGCGAGGCCTATCGCCTAATGATGGAAAAAAGCGAGTTCAATAAAGAAACGCTGCTGCGCGCTGCCGACAAAATTTACTTTATTCCAGAAGGAACGCCGCTTAACGTTCAGTTAGTCAAATTTCAGCGCAATAGAGAAAAAGTCGGCGTAATTGTCGATGAATACGGCGATATTCAGGGGCTGGTTAGCGTTGAGGATATTCTTGAGGAAATCGTTGGCGACTTTACCACATCGATGTCCCCAACGCTGGAAGATGAGGTTATTCGACAGCCCGACGGCTCGGTTTCCGTTGACGGCAGCACCAGCATTCGCGACCTGAATAAGGCTATGGGCTGGCATCTGCCCACCTCAGCGGCAAAAACCCTTAACGGCTTGCTGTTGGAGTATCTGGAAGACATTCCCAAAGCCGGAACCCATATCGATTTTAAGAACTACAGTGTGGACATCGTTAAGGTCAGCAACAACATGATCAAGCAGGTTGTTATTCGCCCCAAAGGTTCACAGGTCAGTTCAGGGAAAGAAAAAGTCTAG
- a CDS encoding cytochrome C assembly family protein yields the protein MPVFAILSLIAYLASLGLIIPGLIKNKGLHRRWVLVSAIFALIFHGIALQQRVFDVDYGQNISLLNMASGASLLISAIMTFVASKNRGWVLLPIVYCFSIINLALASFTPWEFILHLEGSPTLLAHIVLALFSYATLIIAALYAAQLAWIDYRLKHKKLTFAPGMPPLLSTERKMFHITQVGVVLLTLTLLTGVIYLDNLFGRENVHKTVLSIMAWLVYLVLLWGHFRQGWRGRKVVWFSIAGAVLLTLGYFGSRFIQLMLGRW from the coding sequence ATGCCTGTTTTTGCCATACTTTCGCTGATTGCCTATTTAGCCAGTCTCGGGTTAATTATTCCCGGCCTGATAAAGAATAAAGGTCTCCATCGCCGCTGGGTGCTGGTGTCAGCGATATTTGCGCTTATTTTTCACGGCATTGCGCTTCAGCAGCGTGTCTTCGACGTTGACTACGGTCAAAACATCAGTCTGCTCAATATGGCCTCCGGTGCCAGCCTGCTGATTAGTGCCATCATGACCTTCGTGGCGTCGAAAAATCGCGGCTGGGTACTGCTTCCCATTGTGTACTGTTTTTCTATCATTAACCTTGCATTGGCCAGCTTCACCCCTTGGGAATTTATCCTGCATCTGGAAGGTAGCCCAACGCTGCTTGCCCACATCGTTTTGGCGCTGTTCTCTTACGCAACGCTGATTATTGCTGCGCTTTATGCCGCGCAGCTGGCGTGGATTGACTATCGGCTAAAGCATAAAAAGTTGACGTTTGCGCCAGGCATGCCGCCCCTGCTTTCCACTGAGCGGAAAATGTTTCACATCACTCAGGTTGGCGTCGTTCTGCTAACGCTCACGCTGCTAACAGGCGTTATCTATCTGGATAACCTATTCGGCCGAGAAAATGTGCACAAAACCGTGCTCTCTATTATGGCCTGGCTGGTTTATCTCGTTTTGCTTTGGGGCCACTTCCGTCAGGGCTGGCGCGGGCGTAAAGTGGTATGGTTCAGCATCGCGGGCGCGGTGCTGCTCACGCTGGGCTACTTTGGCAGCCGCTTTATTCAGCTGATGCTGGGGCGCTGGTAG
- the ffh gene encoding signal recognition particle protein, with the protein MFENLSDRLSRTLRNISGRGRLTEDNIKETLREVRMALLEADVALPVVRDFINRVKESALGQEVNKSLTPGQEFVKIVRNELVSAMGEENDALNLAAQPPAVILMAGLQGAGKTTSVAKLAKFLKEKQKKKVLVVSADVYRPAAIRQLETLAEAIETDFFPSDAQEKPVDIVNRALSHAKLKFYDVLIVDTAGRLHVDEAMMDEIKQVHAALNPIETLFVVDAMTGQDAANTAKAFNEALPLTGVVLTKVDGDARGGAALSIRHITGKPIKFLGVGEKTEALEPFHPDRVASRILGMGDMLSLIEELESKVDRVKAEKLASKLKKGDGFDLTDFLEQLKQMRNMGGMASMMSKLPGMGQIPDNVKSQMDDKVLVRMEAIINSMTFKEREAPEIIKGSRKRRIAAGSGVQVQDVNRLLKQFDDMQRMMKKMKKGGMAKMMRGMKGMMPPGMMR; encoded by the coding sequence ATGTTTGAAAATTTATCTGACAGATTATCGCGTACTCTTCGCAATATCAGCGGCCGTGGGCGGCTGACCGAAGACAATATTAAAGAGACTCTGCGCGAAGTGCGTATGGCGCTTCTGGAAGCTGACGTCGCTCTGCCAGTCGTGCGCGACTTTATCAATAGAGTGAAAGAGAGCGCTCTTGGGCAGGAAGTTAATAAAAGCCTGACGCCAGGGCAGGAGTTCGTCAAGATCGTCCGCAACGAGCTGGTGTCAGCGATGGGCGAGGAAAACGATGCGCTAAATCTCGCTGCACAGCCTCCCGCCGTTATTCTGATGGCCGGTCTACAGGGTGCCGGTAAGACGACCAGCGTCGCTAAACTGGCGAAGTTTCTGAAAGAAAAACAGAAGAAGAAAGTGCTGGTGGTGTCCGCCGACGTTTACCGCCCGGCGGCTATCCGCCAGTTGGAAACGCTGGCTGAGGCCATCGAGACGGACTTCTTCCCTTCCGACGCACAGGAAAAGCCTGTTGATATCGTCAACCGCGCTTTGTCTCACGCTAAGCTTAAGTTTTATGACGTACTGATCGTCGATACCGCCGGTCGCCTGCACGTTGATGAAGCCATGATGGACGAAATCAAGCAGGTGCACGCGGCGCTGAATCCGATAGAAACGCTGTTTGTGGTGGACGCCATGACCGGTCAGGACGCCGCCAACACCGCTAAGGCGTTTAATGAAGCGCTGCCGCTAACGGGCGTGGTGTTGACCAAGGTTGACGGTGACGCACGAGGCGGTGCGGCGCTTTCTATCCGCCATATTACCGGTAAGCCTATCAAGTTCCTGGGCGTTGGCGAGAAAACCGAAGCGCTAGAGCCGTTCCACCCCGATCGTGTTGCATCCCGCATTCTCGGCATGGGCGACATGCTGTCCCTGATCGAAGAGCTGGAGAGCAAGGTTGACCGCGTGAAAGCGGAGAAACTGGCTTCCAAGCTCAAGAAGGGGGACGGTTTTGACCTGACGGACTTCCTCGAGCAGCTCAAGCAGATGCGCAACATGGGCGGTATGGCCAGCATGATGAGCAAATTGCCGGGCATGGGGCAAATTCCGGACAACGTAAAGTCCCAGATGGATGACAAAGTGCTGGTTCGTATGGAGGCCATCATTAACTCGATGACCTTTAAAGAGCGCGAAGCACCAGAGATTATCAAAGGCTCCCGCAAGCGCCGCATTGCTGCCGGTTCCGGCGTGCAGGTGCAGGATGTCAACCGTCTGCTTAAGCAGTTTGACGACATGCAGCGCATGATGAAGAAAATGAAGAAAGGCGGTATGGCCAAAATGATGCGCGGCATGAAGGGTATGATGCCGCCGGGCATGATGCGCTAA
- a CDS encoding SIS domain-containing protein produces the protein MTCLMRLSQGMAQFSPSEKKMAAFILESPKRIVTLSSQELAAALNVSQSGIIKFAQKLGFKGYTALKLAISEELGRNRQVEKSTLHLHNEITGDDDLLAIANKLLLEKQSALRETMNALDAKVFNQVVEKVAAAHKVHIAGIGGSALIAKDLAYKLLKIGIPAFSEFDSHVQLTIAQTLGPSDVQIAISYSGVRREVVLAAEVARAQGATVVAITSLRNNALTQQADFVLHSVADEVQWRSSSISSRTAQNAVTDLLFMALVQHDRERANGLIQQSGELVKKILL, from the coding sequence ATGACGTGCTTAATGAGGCTGTCTCAGGGAATGGCGCAGTTTTCTCCGTCGGAGAAAAAGATGGCGGCGTTTATTCTCGAGTCTCCCAAGCGCATTGTGACGCTCTCTTCTCAGGAACTGGCTGCGGCATTGAACGTGAGCCAGTCGGGCATTATTAAGTTTGCGCAAAAGCTGGGTTTTAAGGGCTACACGGCGCTTAAGCTGGCTATCAGTGAAGAACTGGGGCGTAATCGGCAGGTAGAGAAGTCAACGCTGCACCTGCACAATGAAATTACCGGCGATGACGATCTTCTGGCTATCGCTAACAAACTGCTGCTGGAAAAACAGAGTGCCCTTCGGGAAACCATGAACGCGCTGGATGCAAAGGTTTTCAACCAAGTGGTAGAAAAGGTGGCGGCCGCGCATAAGGTTCACATTGCCGGCATCGGTGGGTCAGCGCTGATTGCTAAAGATCTGGCCTATAAACTGTTGAAAATAGGCATTCCTGCCTTTTCTGAGTTCGATAGTCACGTGCAGTTGACCATTGCTCAAACGCTGGGGCCGAGCGACGTTCAGATTGCTATTTCCTATTCCGGCGTTCGGCGCGAGGTCGTACTGGCAGCAGAAGTCGCCAGAGCGCAGGGAGCGACGGTAGTTGCTATCACCTCTCTGAGAAACAACGCGCTGACACAGCAGGCTGACTTTGTGCTTCATTCTGTTGCAGACGAGGTTCAATGGCGTAGCTCTTCCATTTCTTCCCGCACGGCTCAGAACGCTGTGACCGATCTGCTGTTTATGGCGCTGGTGCAGCACGACCGCGAACGGGCCAACGGCCTGATCCAACAGAGCGGCGAGCTGGTGAAAAAAATACTTCTCTAA